The following are encoded together in the Dyella terrae genome:
- a CDS encoding YdcF family protein, giving the protein MLTVLFVLLLVSVLLYRRRWRKMGRALLALTVLLFFGIGCGALPRLLSDSLQHGYEVSPSIAWAPRNAIVVLGAGTAVVEDQPLQPSFFVDGRLLRAAQLYSACKAAGKECRLVASGGDSQAHGEAEAVVYGRALRALGIPEADISLESRSMSTWQNAQFTRPMLASYAPQHIVLVTSSIHLRRSLLYFAHFGIVPQPVAGDWVNARREVAPDSWDFFLMDATLHEYLGILRYRVYSVMGWNAPKAPPLGL; this is encoded by the coding sequence ATGCTGACTGTCCTGTTCGTGCTGTTGCTGGTGTCTGTGCTGCTGTATCGCCGTCGTTGGCGAAAGATGGGGCGCGCACTGCTGGCATTGACCGTGCTGTTGTTCTTTGGCATTGGTTGCGGTGCGCTACCCAGGTTGCTGTCGGACAGCCTGCAGCACGGTTATGAGGTGAGCCCATCTATTGCCTGGGCGCCGCGCAATGCCATCGTGGTGCTCGGTGCGGGCACGGCGGTGGTGGAAGACCAGCCATTGCAGCCATCGTTCTTCGTCGACGGGCGTTTGTTGCGGGCCGCACAGTTGTATAGCGCGTGCAAGGCGGCGGGAAAGGAGTGTCGTCTGGTAGCCAGTGGTGGTGACTCGCAAGCGCATGGCGAGGCGGAGGCCGTGGTCTACGGCAGGGCGCTGCGCGCGCTCGGCATTCCCGAGGCGGATATCTCGCTCGAGTCCCGCAGCATGAGCACGTGGCAGAACGCGCAGTTCACTCGCCCCATGCTTGCCAGCTACGCGCCCCAGCACATCGTGCTGGTGACATCGAGCATCCATTTGCGCCGCTCGCTGTTGTACTTCGCCCACTTCGGCATCGTGCCGCAGCCGGTCGCGGGCGACTGGGTCAATGCTCGTCGTGAAGTCGCCCCCGATTCGTGGGATTTCTTCCTCATGGATGCCACGCTGCACGAGTACTTGGGCATCCTGCGTTACCGCGTTTACAGCGTGATGGGATGGAACGCACCGAAGGCGCCGCCGCTGGGTCTCTAG
- a CDS encoding AraC family transcriptional regulator yields the protein MNEKLSRLDVPARLALDGEELTARVERLAPAEGVCGTAWPALVLYRANSTGVPTCAMYEPGLGLALQGAKQILLGQQSFLHEPASYMMTAVDVPVSAQVVRASIDEPCLCLTYRLDLQRIRELLPEVQGHRGAAVSAPGLSMSPLDGGLLDPLLRLVRLLDTPHDLAMLGPLIERELLYRLLTGEQGARLAQIATSGSQGHQISRAIEWLRRHYDEPLRIDELAMRVNMSASSLHHHFRAITAMSPLQYQKQLRLQEARRLLLADQCDVATAAHRVGYESPSQFSREYSRHFGVPPLRDVARMRVSDAGTAA from the coding sequence ATGAACGAAAAGCTTTCCCGTCTCGACGTCCCAGCGCGCCTGGCGCTGGATGGCGAGGAATTGACAGCACGGGTTGAACGATTGGCGCCGGCCGAAGGCGTGTGCGGCACCGCTTGGCCGGCGCTGGTTCTGTATCGGGCCAACTCGACCGGCGTGCCGACGTGCGCGATGTACGAGCCCGGTCTGGGTCTGGCCCTGCAGGGCGCCAAACAGATCCTGCTGGGCCAGCAGTCCTTTCTGCACGAGCCGGCGTCGTACATGATGACGGCAGTGGATGTGCCCGTGTCGGCCCAGGTGGTGCGGGCCTCGATCGACGAGCCATGCCTGTGCCTGACCTACCGGCTCGATCTGCAGCGCATTCGCGAACTGCTGCCCGAGGTGCAAGGGCATCGGGGCGCGGCGGTCTCGGCGCCCGGTCTTTCGATGAGTCCGCTGGATGGTGGGTTGCTCGATCCCCTGCTACGACTGGTGCGACTGCTCGACACGCCGCATGACCTCGCCATGCTGGGTCCGCTCATTGAGCGCGAACTACTGTATCGCCTGCTGACCGGCGAGCAAGGCGCGCGGCTGGCGCAGATCGCCACGTCCGGCAGCCAGGGCCACCAGATTTCGCGTGCGATCGAATGGTTGCGCCGCCACTACGACGAGCCCTTGCGCATCGACGAGTTGGCGATGCGGGTGAATATGAGTGCGTCGTCGCTGCACCATCATTTTCGCGCCATCACGGCCATGAGTCCGTTGCAATATCAGAAGCAGTTGCGGCTGCAGGAGGCGCGCCGCCTGCTGTTGGCCGATCAGTGCGATGTCGCCACGGCGGCGCATCGCGTGGGCTATGAAAGCCCGTCGCAGTTCAGTCGTGAATACAGTCGTCATTTTGGTGTGCCGCCATTGCGCGACGTTGCCCGTATGCGCGTTTCGGATGCCGGAACCGCTGCCTGA
- a CDS encoding chloride channel protein — MPRRFRPLGRRVLWICFLAMVLGSVVALVARVLTGLIGLVTNLAFYGRISTEFSSPAGNHLGLWVIAVPVVGGLIVGGMARWGSRAIRGHGIPEAMEQVLLNESRIPPRITWLKPVSSAIAIGTGGPFGAEGPIIATGGALGSLVGQLLHVTADERKTLLAAGAAAGMAAVFSAPISSVLLVIELLLFERRARSLIPVALAAVIGTAVRYMLEGNEPMFPMPDIATPALGAVVAYIVMGIITGVASVGITKLTYAIEDGFEKLPIHWMWWPAIGGVVVGVVGYFMPATLGVGYTNIAALIAGQIGFAGMLALCLMKLLSWSVALGSGTSGGTLAPLFTIGSALGGVLGLLCVNWLPWLHVDARVAALVCMAAIFAGASRAFLTSVVFAFETTQQPHGLLPLLGACAAAYLVSGLMMRNTIMTEKIARRGVRVPAEYAADYLERISVGEACSRQVVSLRASETVGEVRAWLATEAAPANHQGFPVIDGEGRLLGVVTRRDLLRTAAPIDAAVQSLLGRPPIVVREDHTLREAADHMVEADVGRLPVVSRDGRMVGIVTRGDLLKAHAQRLREAHEASRHLGAKTKPAV; from the coding sequence ATGCCACGCCGTTTCCGGCCGCTGGGGCGGCGGGTGTTGTGGATCTGTTTTCTGGCGATGGTGCTGGGTTCGGTCGTGGCTTTGGTCGCCCGTGTATTGACCGGTTTGATCGGACTGGTGACCAATCTCGCCTTCTATGGGCGTATCAGCACCGAGTTCAGCAGTCCCGCAGGTAACCATCTGGGGCTGTGGGTCATCGCCGTACCGGTGGTTGGTGGTCTGATCGTCGGGGGCATGGCGCGCTGGGGTTCACGCGCTATCCGTGGCCACGGCATTCCCGAGGCGATGGAGCAGGTGCTGCTCAACGAAAGCCGCATCCCGCCGCGCATCACCTGGCTCAAGCCGGTCTCCTCCGCCATTGCCATCGGCACGGGTGGTCCCTTTGGTGCGGAGGGTCCGATCATCGCAACCGGTGGCGCGCTGGGCTCGCTGGTTGGCCAGTTGCTGCACGTCACCGCCGACGAACGCAAGACGTTGCTTGCCGCTGGCGCCGCGGCGGGCATGGCGGCGGTGTTCTCCGCGCCGATTTCCTCGGTGCTGCTGGTCATCGAGCTGCTGTTGTTTGAACGCCGCGCGCGCTCATTGATTCCCGTGGCGCTTGCGGCGGTCATCGGCACGGCCGTTCGCTACATGCTGGAGGGGAACGAGCCCATGTTCCCGATGCCCGATATCGCTACGCCGGCACTTGGCGCCGTGGTGGCCTATATCGTCATGGGCATCATCACCGGTGTGGCGAGCGTGGGTATTACCAAGCTCACCTATGCCATCGAGGATGGTTTCGAAAAGCTGCCGATCCATTGGATGTGGTGGCCAGCCATCGGTGGCGTGGTGGTGGGTGTGGTGGGTTACTTCATGCCGGCCACGCTGGGTGTGGGCTACACCAATATCGCGGCGCTGATTGCCGGGCAGATCGGTTTCGCCGGCATGCTGGCGCTGTGCCTGATGAAGCTGCTGTCGTGGTCGGTTGCCTTGGGTAGCGGCACGTCTGGTGGCACGTTGGCGCCACTGTTCACCATCGGCAGCGCCCTTGGTGGCGTGCTGGGCTTGCTGTGCGTGAACTGGCTGCCGTGGTTGCATGTGGATGCGCGCGTGGCTGCGCTGGTGTGCATGGCCGCCATCTTTGCCGGTGCGTCTCGCGCCTTCCTCACGTCGGTGGTATTTGCCTTCGAAACTACTCAGCAACCGCATGGCCTGTTGCCCTTGCTTGGCGCGTGCGCCGCTGCGTATCTCGTTTCCGGCTTGATGATGCGCAACACCATCATGACGGAGAAGATCGCCCGTCGCGGCGTTCGCGTGCCGGCCGAATACGCAGCGGATTACCTGGAGCGCATCTCCGTTGGCGAAGCCTGTAGTCGCCAGGTGGTGAGCCTGCGGGCATCGGAGACGGTGGGCGAGGTGCGGGCATGGCTGGCCACGGAAGCGGCACCAGCCAACCACCAGGGCTTCCCGGTGATCGATGGCGAGGGTCGTCTACTGGGTGTGGTAACTCGTCGGGATCTACTGCGCACGGCTGCGCCCATCGATGCCGCGGTGCAGTCGTTGCTGGGGCGCCCGCCCATCGTGGTGCGCGAGGATCACACCTTGCGCGAAGCCGCCGATCACATGGTTGAGGCCGACGTGGGTCGCTTGCCGGTGGTGTCGCGCGATGGCCGGATGGTGGGCATCGTCACGCGTGGCGATCTGCTCAAGGCACATGCCCAGCGTCTGCGCGAAGCGCACGAGGCGAGCCGACACCTTGGTGCAAAAACAAAACCGGCTGTGTAA
- a CDS encoding NAD(P)-dependent alcohol dehydrogenase, translated as MTFPTRGYAAQSATTPLVPFQFERRAARPDDVVIDVLYCGVCHSDIHQARNEWNSSTFPMVPGHEIVGRVSAVGSEVTKFKVGDTVGVGCMVDSCQHCASCHAGLEQYCEQGATWTYNDKDRQDGSLTFGGYSERVVVSDKFVVSISDKLDLKAAAPLLCAGITTWSPLRHWNVRKGSKVAVIGLGGLGHMGLKFAKAMGADVTLFTRSPGKEEEARRLGADHVVLSTDEQQMAAVARQFEFILDTVPNPHDLNPYLNTLAINGVLCLVGQLQPLDPPVQAVSVLLGRRSISGSAIGGIAETQEMLDFCAEHNIVSDIEVIDMKDINVAYERVIKSDVRYRFVIDIASLKAA; from the coding sequence ATGACGTTTCCTACCCGCGGCTATGCCGCTCAGTCCGCCACCACGCCGCTGGTGCCGTTTCAGTTCGAGCGCCGCGCCGCCCGCCCGGATGACGTGGTGATCGACGTCCTGTATTGCGGCGTCTGCCACTCCGACATCCACCAGGCCCGCAACGAGTGGAACAGCAGCACGTTCCCGATGGTGCCCGGCCACGAAATCGTCGGCCGCGTCAGCGCAGTGGGCAGCGAGGTCACGAAGTTCAAGGTCGGCGACACCGTCGGCGTCGGCTGCATGGTCGACTCCTGCCAGCATTGCGCCTCGTGCCATGCCGGGCTTGAGCAGTACTGCGAGCAAGGCGCCACCTGGACCTACAACGACAAGGACCGCCAGGATGGTTCACTGACCTTCGGCGGCTATTCCGAGCGCGTCGTGGTGTCGGACAAGTTTGTGGTGTCCATCTCCGACAAGCTGGACCTGAAGGCTGCCGCGCCGCTGCTGTGCGCCGGCATCACCACCTGGTCGCCGCTGCGTCACTGGAACGTGCGCAAGGGCAGCAAGGTCGCTGTGATCGGCCTCGGCGGCCTGGGCCACATGGGCCTGAAGTTCGCTAAGGCGATGGGCGCTGACGTCACCTTGTTCACCCGCTCGCCGGGCAAGGAAGAGGAAGCGCGTCGCCTGGGTGCCGACCACGTGGTGCTTTCCACCGACGAGCAGCAGATGGCGGCCGTGGCACGCCAGTTCGAGTTCATCCTCGACACGGTGCCGAACCCGCACGATCTGAATCCGTACCTCAACACGCTCGCGATCAACGGCGTGCTGTGCCTGGTCGGTCAGCTACAGCCGCTCGACCCGCCGGTGCAGGCCGTGTCGGTACTGCTGGGCCGCCGCTCCATCTCCGGTTCCGCCATCGGCGGCATCGCCGAGACGCAGGAAATGCTGGATTTCTGCGCTGAGCACAACATCGTCAGCGACATCGAAGTGATCGACATGAAGGACATCAACGTCGCCTACGAGCGCGTGATCAAGAGCGACGTGCGCTATCGCTTCGTGATCGACATCGCGTCGTTGAAAGCGGCCTGA
- a CDS encoding ABC transporter transmembrane domain-containing protein, which yields MSDTAATPRPARRIGALARLWPFVKPHRGLALGWLVFLGISSGATLVLPMAVRHMIDQGFVHSSAAAINTTFLGLFGVALVMAFATAARYYCITLLGERALAAMRSKLYAHVIRLDVGFFERSRVGELISRLGTDTEVIQALLGSGISVALRSVVMLMGASAMMIWTSPRLAGLTALVIPAVMLPILLFGRRVQKLSRASQDRLADTAAIANETLNAAQAVKAYAREDIESTRYASAITRALATARKRIGMRSMLTATVIVLFFGAITLVLWAGARDVIAGTLGAGVLSQFVLYAIFAAGSLAGLSEVWGDVLRAAGAMERIGELFEERAEITSPTKPTPLPKPVQGELRFENLGFHYPTRPDAPALYDFDLTIRPGETVALVGPSGAGKSTVFALLLRFYDPQTGRITLDGVDLRALTLPELRGAIALVPQETVIFGGTAADNIRFGRQDADDDEVRDAARAAEAHDFINAMSRGYAEELGERGVRLSGGQRQRIAIARAILRDAPLLLLDEATSALDAQSEAAIQQALERLEKGRTTLVIAHRLATVQRADRIVVLDGGRIVAQGTHQSLLAEGGLYAELARLQFTA from the coding sequence ATGAGCGATACCGCCGCCACGCCACGCCCCGCTCGCCGCATCGGCGCACTCGCGCGCCTCTGGCCTTTCGTGAAACCCCATCGCGGGCTGGCCCTGGGCTGGCTGGTGTTCCTGGGCATCTCCTCCGGCGCCACCCTGGTGTTGCCGATGGCGGTGCGACACATGATCGATCAGGGCTTCGTCCACTCCAGCGCGGCCGCCATCAACACCACCTTCCTCGGCCTGTTCGGCGTGGCACTGGTGATGGCCTTCGCCACCGCGGCACGCTATTACTGCATCACTTTGCTGGGCGAGCGAGCTCTGGCAGCGATGCGCTCGAAGCTCTACGCGCACGTGATCCGGTTGGACGTGGGCTTCTTCGAGCGTAGCCGCGTGGGTGAACTGATCTCCCGACTAGGCACCGACACAGAGGTGATTCAGGCATTGCTTGGCTCGGGCATTTCGGTCGCGCTACGCAGCGTGGTGATGCTGATGGGCGCCAGCGCCATGATGATCTGGACCAGTCCGCGCCTCGCCGGCCTGACGGCGCTAGTAATCCCCGCGGTGATGCTGCCGATTCTCCTGTTTGGCCGCCGCGTGCAGAAACTTTCGCGCGCCAGCCAGGATCGTCTTGCCGACACCGCCGCCATCGCCAACGAAACCCTCAACGCCGCCCAGGCGGTGAAGGCGTATGCACGCGAGGACATCGAAAGCACGCGCTACGCGAGCGCCATCACCCGCGCACTCGCCACGGCGCGCAAACGTATCGGCATGCGCTCGATGCTGACTGCCACGGTGATCGTGCTGTTCTTTGGCGCGATCACGCTGGTGTTGTGGGCTGGTGCGCGTGACGTGATCGCGGGCACGCTGGGTGCGGGCGTACTCAGCCAGTTCGTGCTGTACGCCATCTTTGCTGCCGGCTCGCTCGCTGGCCTGTCCGAAGTGTGGGGCGACGTGCTGCGCGCCGCCGGCGCCATGGAGCGCATCGGCGAGCTATTCGAGGAACGCGCAGAGATCACCAGCCCGACCAAGCCGACCCCGCTACCGAAACCAGTGCAGGGCGAGCTGCGGTTCGAGAACCTGGGCTTCCACTATCCGACGCGTCCCGACGCACCGGCGCTCTACGACTTCGACCTGACCATCCGGCCCGGCGAAACCGTTGCTTTGGTTGGCCCCTCCGGCGCGGGCAAGAGCACCGTATTCGCCCTGTTGCTGCGTTTCTACGATCCGCAGACCGGTCGTATCACGCTGGACGGTGTCGACCTTCGTGCACTCACGTTGCCGGAGCTGCGCGGCGCCATCGCGCTAGTGCCGCAGGAAACGGTGATCTTCGGTGGCACCGCTGCCGACAACATCCGCTTTGGCCGGCAGGACGCCGATGACGACGAAGTGCGCGATGCCGCCCGCGCCGCGGAGGCGCACGATTTCATCAACGCCATGAGCAGAGGCTACGCTGAGGAGCTAGGCGAACGCGGTGTGCGCCTCTCCGGCGGCCAGCGGCAGCGCATTGCGATTGCCCGCGCCATTCTTCGCGACGCACCGCTATTGTTGCTGGACGAGGCCACCTCCGCCCTCGACGCGCAATCCGAAGCTGCCATCCAGCAAGCGCTGGAACGACTGGAAAAGGGCCGCACCACCCTGGTCATCGCCCACCGCCTCGCCACCGTGCAGCGCGCCGACCGCATCGTGGTGCTGGACGGCGGACGCATCGTCGCGCAAGGCACACACCAGAGCCTGCTTGCCGAAGGCGGGCTCTACGCGGAACTGGCTCGACTGCAGTTCACGGCTTGA
- a CDS encoding HAD family hydrolase — protein MNLALFDFDGTITTREMFRPFIEFAISPRRRVMGTALLAPMVLGYKLGWVSPSLMRRCAVQVGFRGVPEADAFALGEQFARKELPGVLRTQALERIQWHREQGDRIVVVSGALDVYLSHWCREHGLELLCSRLESYEGRLTGRYRGEQCVNAEKSRRVRDAYDLASYPVVYAYGDTKEDHDLLGIAQRRYFQWREQM, from the coding sequence ATGAATCTCGCTTTGTTCGATTTCGATGGAACCATTACAACGCGGGAGATGTTTCGCCCCTTTATCGAGTTTGCCATTTCGCCGCGCCGCCGCGTCATGGGTACAGCCTTGCTTGCACCGATGGTGCTTGGCTACAAGCTTGGCTGGGTGTCTCCCAGCCTGATGCGTCGCTGCGCTGTGCAAGTCGGTTTTCGTGGTGTGCCGGAAGCGGACGCTTTCGCGCTGGGTGAGCAGTTCGCCCGCAAGGAGCTTCCCGGCGTGCTGCGCACGCAGGCGCTGGAGCGCATCCAGTGGCACCGGGAGCAGGGCGATCGGATTGTCGTTGTCTCCGGCGCTTTGGACGTCTATCTGTCCCACTGGTGTAGGGAGCACGGGCTCGAACTGCTGTGTTCGCGGCTGGAGTCGTACGAAGGCCGCCTTACGGGCCGCTATCGTGGCGAGCAGTGCGTGAACGCCGAGAAATCGCGTCGCGTACGCGATGCCTATGATCTGGCGAGTTATCCCGTGGTGTATGCCTACGGTGATACGAAGGAAGACCACGACCTGCTCGGCATCGCCCAGCGCCGCTATTTTCAATGGCGGGAACAGATGTAA
- a CDS encoding IMPACT family protein: MSDTLHTLASACQHSEDIKKSRFLAQAAPVQTPEQALAFVRQVGDLAATHNCWAYRIGQDYRFNDDGEPGGTAGRPILQAIEGQGIDLAVVVVTRWYGGIKLGAGGLVRAYGGTAAECLRRAERVPIVAMARLGLRCDFAELALLKARLRELEAEITREDFGAEGVDLEILLPAHRVDEAQARVTDISRGRHAARRLD; this comes from the coding sequence ATGAGTGACACGCTGCATACCCTCGCCAGTGCATGCCAGCACAGTGAGGACATCAAGAAAAGCCGCTTCCTCGCCCAGGCCGCCCCGGTGCAGACGCCCGAACAGGCACTCGCTTTTGTGCGACAGGTGGGCGACCTAGCCGCCACACACAATTGCTGGGCCTATCGCATTGGCCAGGATTACCGCTTCAACGACGATGGCGAACCCGGCGGTACGGCGGGTCGGCCGATCCTGCAGGCCATCGAGGGCCAGGGCATTGACCTCGCCGTGGTGGTGGTGACGCGATGGTATGGCGGCATCAAGCTCGGCGCAGGCGGCCTGGTGCGCGCCTATGGCGGCACGGCAGCCGAGTGCCTGCGTCGCGCCGAGCGCGTGCCCATCGTGGCCATGGCGCGACTGGGCCTGCGCTGCGACTTCGCAGAACTGGCATTGCTCAAGGCACGCCTGCGGGAGCTGGAGGCTGAGATTACGCGCGAGGACTTTGGCGCCGAGGGCGTGGACCTTGAGATCTTATTGCCGGCCCATCGCGTGGACGAAGCCCAGGCGCGCGTCACAGATATCAGTCGCGGGCGACACGCGGCGCGGCGCCTGGATTGA
- a CDS encoding phospholipase: MTTLVFVHGWSVTNTSTYGALPRQLQAQAAAEGIALNVTDIWLSEYVSFDDAVTMPDVVRAFDHALRDLHLHDASFACITHSTGGPVVREWLRAQRERPHAFSTIRLTHLMMLAPANFGSALAQLGKGMLARVQAWAGGVEPGRRILDWLELGSPESLSLNLDHIHGGDPSERNQFLFVLTGDRPDRALYDHINTYTGEDGSDGVVRMAAANLNAQHAVLARESGGAPDTLALNVTTAPRTAFKLIPGASHSGTDQGIMASAPVATVDALLRCMRVHDAKGYRSLCDAFDDENAQRDARRVELETAGPFPARVHIHDPRSMLVVRLTDEAGEPLVGARWLLKAGTPPNPDWMPQGFMLDRQANSRHGHVITFLLNHAMLAGAPRVADPNNSRRTLRAATSSHRPYSAAIEPGDLSGLVHHAIATTAAKDDLLQILAPHQTTVLDVVLPRLVREGVFRLTRSPKPRDFSHPEAGAIVP, encoded by the coding sequence ATGACCACACTTGTTTTTGTGCACGGCTGGAGCGTGACCAACACATCGACGTATGGCGCGCTGCCGCGGCAATTGCAGGCACAAGCTGCTGCGGAAGGCATTGCATTGAACGTGACCGACATCTGGCTATCCGAGTACGTGAGCTTCGACGACGCGGTCACCATGCCCGACGTGGTGCGCGCCTTCGACCATGCCCTGCGCGATCTACATTTGCACGACGCCAGCTTTGCCTGCATTACCCATTCCACCGGTGGCCCGGTGGTGCGCGAGTGGCTGCGCGCCCAGCGCGAGCGCCCTCATGCCTTCAGCACGATCCGCCTGACGCATCTGATGATGTTGGCGCCCGCCAATTTCGGCTCCGCACTCGCCCAGCTCGGCAAGGGCATGCTGGCACGCGTGCAGGCATGGGCCGGCGGCGTGGAGCCTGGACGGCGCATCCTCGATTGGCTGGAACTGGGCAGCCCCGAATCGCTGTCGCTCAATCTCGATCACATCCACGGTGGCGATCCCAGCGAGCGGAACCAGTTCCTGTTCGTGCTTACTGGCGACCGCCCGGACCGCGCACTCTACGATCACATCAACACCTACACCGGTGAAGATGGCTCCGACGGTGTCGTTCGCATGGCGGCAGCCAACCTCAACGCGCAGCACGCGGTGCTCGCCAGGGAAAGTGGCGGTGCCCCTGACACGCTCGCACTCAACGTCACCACGGCACCGCGCACGGCGTTCAAGCTGATACCTGGGGCATCTCACTCCGGTACCGACCAGGGCATCATGGCGTCAGCGCCAGTCGCCACCGTGGATGCCCTGCTCCGCTGTATGCGAGTACATGATGCGAAGGGCTATCGGAGCCTTTGTGATGCGTTCGATGACGAGAACGCGCAGCGCGATGCACGTCGGGTCGAACTGGAAACGGCAGGCCCCTTCCCCGCGCGCGTACACATCCACGATCCGCGCAGCATGCTGGTCGTACGCCTCACCGACGAAGCTGGCGAGCCACTGGTGGGCGCGCGGTGGCTGCTGAAAGCGGGAACGCCACCGAACCCCGACTGGATGCCGCAGGGCTTCATGCTCGATCGACAGGCCAACAGCCGCCACGGCCACGTGATCACGTTCCTGCTCAACCACGCCATGCTGGCTGGCGCGCCGCGCGTGGCAGATCCCAACAACAGCCGTCGCACGCTGCGCGCGGCCACCAGCAGCCATCGCCCTTACAGCGCCGCCATCGAACCCGGCGACCTGAGCGGCCTCGTGCACCATGCGATCGCCACGACCGCTGCAAAGGATGATCTTCTCCAGATCCTCGCCCCGCACCAGACCACCGTGCTGGATGTTGTGCTACCGCGTTTGGTACGGGAGGGGGTGTTCCGGCTCACCCGGTCGCCCAAGCCGAGGGACTTCAGTCATCCTGAGGCCGGCGCCATCGTCCCCTGA
- a CDS encoding DUF4386 domain-containing protein, with protein sequence MSTLKRDARIAGLIYLALTLVGPFRLVYIPGALFVHGDAAATVHNIAAHDMLFRLGIFSDVVTGTISLFLTFALYHLFKGVNKTLAALMFVLGFMDTPLYLFNVLNDVAALMMVQGGDWLASFDVSQRNALASLFLRLHGEMITCAEMFWGLWLFPLALLVIRSRFLPRFLGYWLILNGAAYLALCVSGLLLPAYEDAVSNVAFPLQFGEVAFMLWLVIVGARPRADAPMASAQV encoded by the coding sequence ATGAGTACGCTCAAACGTGACGCGCGAATCGCCGGGCTGATTTACCTGGCACTGACGCTGGTGGGGCCGTTCCGCCTCGTCTACATTCCGGGCGCATTGTTCGTCCATGGCGATGCAGCGGCGACCGTGCACAACATCGCGGCACACGACATGCTATTTCGGTTGGGCATCTTCAGTGACGTGGTCACGGGGACGATCAGTCTGTTTCTGACCTTTGCGCTGTATCACCTGTTTAAAGGCGTGAACAAGACCTTGGCTGCACTGATGTTCGTGCTCGGCTTCATGGATACGCCGCTGTACCTCTTCAACGTGCTCAACGACGTGGCGGCCCTGATGATGGTACAGGGTGGCGATTGGCTGGCGTCGTTCGACGTGTCTCAGCGCAATGCGTTGGCTTCGCTGTTCCTGCGCTTGCACGGTGAAATGATCACCTGTGCGGAAATGTTCTGGGGACTGTGGCTGTTCCCGCTAGCCCTGCTGGTCATTCGCTCCCGCTTCCTGCCGCGTTTTTTGGGGTACTGGCTGATCCTCAATGGGGCCGCTTACCTGGCCTTGTGCGTGTCGGGACTGCTGCTGCCTGCTTACGAAGATGCCGTTTCCAATGTTGCGTTCCCGCTGCAGTTCGGCGAGGTGGCTTTCATGCTGTGGCTGGTGATAGTGGGTGCGCGGCCACGCGCTGACGCTCCCATGGCATCAGCACAGGTATAG
- a CDS encoding RNA polymerase sigma factor, with product MDAPVDDDATLMLAYARGESAAFDTLYARHRGALYRFLLRTARDPQLAEELFQDTWSRVIASRTRYTPQAKFTTWLLQIAHNLLIDNHRRKRPVATGDEAERVFEQAAAHEHEQPEHVLSEFERRRRLQMAIEQLPDEQRTAVLLRLENDLSVEEIAEITGVGRETAKSRLRYAMNRLREQLAE from the coding sequence ATGGATGCCCCTGTGGACGACGACGCGACGCTGATGCTTGCCTATGCTCGGGGCGAGTCGGCGGCGTTCGACACGCTGTACGCGCGCCACCGCGGGGCCCTGTATCGTTTTCTGCTGCGCACCGCGCGTGATCCGCAACTGGCCGAAGAGCTTTTCCAGGACACCTGGAGCCGGGTTATCGCCTCGCGCACGCGCTATACGCCGCAGGCGAAATTCACCACTTGGCTACTGCAGATCGCGCATAACCTGTTGATTGACAACCATCGGCGTAAGCGCCCGGTGGCTACCGGCGACGAGGCGGAGCGCGTTTTCGAACAAGCCGCGGCCCACGAACACGAGCAGCCAGAACATGTGTTGTCGGAGTTCGAGCGTCGGCGGCGCCTGCAAATGGCCATCGAGCAGCTGCCAGATGAGCAGCGCACCGCCGTGTTGCTGCGACTGGAGAACGACCTGAGCGTAGAGGAGATCGCCGAAATCACCGGCGTGGGGCGCGAAACCGCCAAGTCGCGACTGCGCTATGCCATGAACCGTTTGCGCGAGCAGTTGGCCGAATGA